In bacterium, a single genomic region encodes these proteins:
- a CDS encoding efflux RND transporter periplasmic adaptor subunit encodes MQFDGFFKQSMKWISTAAVLLSLLAWAGCKKTQSGPAHLPEVSFITVGTEPVTLTTELPGRTTPFRIAEIRPQVSGLIQKRLFTEGADVKAGEVLYQIDPAPFQAALNNAKAALGRSEANLSATRARAERYKELLADRAVSQQDVDDAAAALTQNEADIQYWKAMLQTASINLAYTRVTAPISGRIGKSSVTEGAIVTAYQPLALTTIQQLDPIYVDVQQSTAELARLRSRLAAGRLNQNGDGQQNVKLFLSDDGQYPLDGTLQFRDISVEPSTGSVTLRAVFSNPDGILLPGMFVRALIKEGDNPAAVLAPQPAVMRDAKGNPFAYVLDEQDQIQIHPLTLDRAIGDKWLLIDGLAPGERLVVDGLQRVRPGMKVTATPYAANNETGAQSAPQAH; translated from the coding sequence ATGCAGTTCGATGGGTTTTTCAAACAATCCATGAAATGGATTTCGACGGCAGCGGTTCTGCTGTCCTTACTCGCTTGGGCCGGGTGCAAAAAGACACAGTCCGGTCCGGCGCACCTGCCGGAAGTCTCTTTCATCACCGTGGGTACCGAGCCGGTGACCCTGACCACCGAGCTTCCCGGCCGGACGACTCCTTTCCGCATCGCGGAGATCCGTCCCCAGGTCAGCGGCCTGATCCAGAAACGGCTGTTCACCGAGGGCGCGGATGTAAAGGCGGGCGAGGTGCTCTACCAGATCGACCCGGCCCCGTTCCAGGCGGCCCTGAACAACGCCAAGGCGGCCCTCGGACGTTCCGAGGCCAACCTTTCCGCCACCCGGGCCCGGGCCGAACGCTACAAGGAGCTTCTGGCCGACAGGGCGGTGAGCCAGCAGGACGTTGATGACGCCGCGGCGGCCCTGACCCAGAACGAGGCCGACATCCAGTACTGGAAAGCCATGCTGCAGACCGCCAGCATCAACCTGGCCTACACCCGGGTCACGGCCCCGATCTCGGGACGCATCGGCAAATCCAGCGTGACCGAGGGCGCAATTGTCACAGCCTATCAGCCCCTGGCCCTGACCACGATCCAGCAGCTCGACCCGATCTACGTGGATGTCCAGCAGTCCACGGCCGAGTTGGCCCGTCTGCGCAGCCGTCTGGCCGCAGGCCGTCTCAACCAGAACGGCGACGGCCAGCAGAACGTGAAGCTGTTCCTGTCCGATGACGGCCAGTACCCTCTGGACGGGACGCTCCAGTTCCGCGATATCAGCGTGGAACCCAGCACCGGCTCGGTCACCCTGCGGGCGGTGTTCTCCAACCCGGACGGCATCCTGCTGCCGGGCATGTTCGTACGGGCGTTGATCAAGGAGGGCGACAACCCGGCCGCGGTGCTGGCCCCGCAACCCGCGGTGATGCGTGACGCGAAAGGCAACCCGTTCGCCTACGTGCTGGACGAGCAGGACCAGATCCAGATCCATCCCCTCACCCTGGACCGCGCCATCGGCGACAAGTGGCTGCTGATAGACGGGCTGGCCCCGGGGGAACGCCTGGTGGTCGATGGTCTCCAGCGCGTGCGGCCGGGGATGAAAGTCACCGCGACGCCGTACGCGGCCAATAACGAAACCGGCGCCCAGAGCGCGCCTCAAGCTCACTGA
- a CDS encoding TetR/AcrR family transcriptional regulator encodes MCSARCTFRESKRLAHRGEIIKTALELFSQKGFHNVSMQEIAQKAEFAVGTLYNFFKDKESLYQALVSEQAEKFHIELNRALDSDEDELVKIKSYIKAKEKVFSENAALIRLYFTETQGAKVNVKAGLDCEMKGNYEHFLHKLAAVFENAIAKNKIKGLLDPYYMAVALDSLTNAFLFLWLENPEQHPFSKNIEAVFNLFLERIKVS; translated from the coding sequence ATGTGCAGTGCCCGATGCACCTTTCGCGAGAGCAAGAGACTGGCCCATCGCGGCGAGATCATCAAAACGGCCCTCGAGCTGTTCTCGCAGAAAGGCTTCCACAACGTCTCGATGCAGGAGATCGCACAGAAAGCCGAGTTCGCGGTGGGCACCCTGTACAATTTCTTCAAGGACAAAGAGTCCCTGTACCAGGCCCTGGTGTCCGAGCAGGCCGAGAAATTCCATATCGAGCTGAACCGGGCCCTCGATTCGGATGAGGACGAGTTAGTAAAAATCAAGAGTTATATCAAAGCCAAGGAAAAGGTGTTTTCCGAAAACGCCGCCTTGATCCGCCTGTATTTCACCGAGACCCAGGGCGCCAAGGTCAATGTCAAGGCCGGGCTGGACTGTGAAATGAAAGGGAACTACGAGCATTTCCTGCATAAGCTGGCCGCGGTGTTCGAAAACGCCATCGCCAAAAACAAAATCAAGGGCCTGCTCGATCCCTATTACATGGCCGTGGCCCTGGACAGCCTGACCAACGCGTTCCTGTTCCTCTGGCTGGAAAACCCGGAGCAGCACCCGTTTTCGAAAAATATCGAGGCCGTTTTCAACCTGTTCCTTGAAAGAATAAAAGTCTCCTGA
- a CDS encoding GHKL domain-containing protein — MIVGLCCLFAGEAAGEGLTSWRFFEASEGLGDTWTSFITVGPSGRVWVSHESEDKLSCLDGWPVPDSGIAHIYPSPGSDLKVCESDSGQLWSVYSKGVQLFRDGRWVRYQIDEITNFLPPSGLRALIPFLPDGPDRVYYLLPNRLMLFDAGTGRRIVVKSAREAGLGRFIDMISARQGGIWVSGERGVARFEPGRAGQADLWREYLLGALPVQDVRSPVEGRPGELFAVAGSRGNCRQEIVRFDGERWRIIPGGGSNIRKVWPGLDGSYWTLRDKNTLAQVVDGRVMLQEKAGILSGNLHEVAVEPNGVFWLSTSHGLARCAPSIWRTPGEVKNIDARVHAIHEDAGGKVWFAAVDRLLVFDGRAWKKYALPRNTETYSYLTQAIASLPDGRLAICTYHYSPFLLLFDPGKERFEYVVPSLDDSSSAQSNRVVGLIAPRRDGKIWVQTLDYWNPANFRLELFDGKNFQSFLDLGEGWKIGRPQFLYETESGDLWIGGSGQDGLGLYKDGRYETFGPDKGFPGGCAYCICEIEPGRIWVGCKNEIYQYDGQQWTVIHSGFNVVNSIVKGRDGIIWVASGTGVHRCREGAWVTNTVEDGLPNTAAYTIAQDRHGRVWAGTISGLGLFHPEADSDPPRTIISGKDNLKETPPDREVHLLFSGIEKWKQTRAERLLFSYRLDQGPWSTFQTGNLAVFQNLPYGRHNFEVRAMDVNFNYDPEPAGFEFRVLLPWYRETGFLVVMGASGTIILFLLGFALRRHFFLEKLVKERTRDLREANVQLQDNYSELQRAEAELKKEHQLQEVMLQNERLLARIASRLNSAAAFHEILNELLNIIAEATSVNHIGLYRLNRKERKASRLAAWIAPASNGRLDGLPALFFPGLPSLVERLFQGETFNPASLERLEPGEREQLEGCGIGPLFILPLPIAEGVIGCFFFSRGAGCPWKPEEEELFGTIADILANGWQRYEHLQARLEADRKKTEAVQMAEKSARMASIGVMASGITHEINQPLNSLRIITEGVLQDMDRNLSVSQEEYAKMFHRMFRQINRIDDIIKHMRAFWVSPVHIAQESFDLNKAVKNALSLIDSQIRAHGIELTLGLVRQSSLIRGNQVHLEQVVINLVVNAMHALNEMPSGDKLIRVLTRRRAGYAVIRVEDNGGGFPEGEEENLFDPFYSTRQPGEGMGLGLAIVNRFVEGMGGTVTARNRKTGGAEFIVELPVLSGQ; from the coding sequence ATGATTGTCGGCCTGTGTTGTCTTTTCGCCGGCGAGGCCGCTGGCGAGGGGCTGACCTCGTGGCGTTTTTTCGAGGCCTCGGAGGGCCTGGGGGACACCTGGACAAGCTTCATCACAGTCGGCCCCAGCGGCCGGGTCTGGGTCTCGCACGAGTCCGAGGACAAGCTGAGCTGCCTGGACGGCTGGCCGGTGCCGGACAGCGGGATCGCACATATCTATCCGAGCCCGGGCAGCGATCTGAAAGTCTGCGAAAGCGATTCCGGCCAGCTCTGGTCGGTCTACTCCAAGGGTGTCCAGCTTTTCCGGGACGGCCGCTGGGTGCGCTACCAGATCGACGAGATCACCAACTTCCTTCCACCCAGCGGTCTGCGCGCCCTGATCCCGTTCCTGCCCGATGGCCCTGACCGGGTCTACTACCTGCTGCCCAACCGCCTGATGCTGTTCGATGCCGGCACGGGCCGGCGCATCGTGGTGAAATCGGCCCGGGAGGCCGGCCTCGGCCGTTTCATCGACATGATCTCCGCCCGTCAGGGGGGCATCTGGGTGAGCGGAGAGAGGGGAGTGGCCCGCTTCGAACCCGGCCGTGCGGGCCAGGCGGACCTCTGGCGGGAGTACCTTCTGGGCGCCCTGCCGGTCCAGGATGTGCGCAGCCCGGTCGAGGGCCGTCCCGGCGAGCTGTTCGCCGTGGCCGGCAGCCGCGGGAACTGCCGCCAGGAGATCGTGAGGTTCGACGGCGAGCGCTGGCGTATCATTCCGGGCGGCGGAAGCAACATCCGGAAAGTCTGGCCCGGCCTGGACGGCAGCTACTGGACGCTGCGGGACAAGAACACCCTGGCGCAGGTGGTGGACGGCCGGGTCATGCTGCAGGAGAAAGCGGGCATCCTGTCCGGCAACCTTCACGAGGTGGCGGTGGAGCCGAACGGCGTGTTCTGGCTGAGCACCTCCCACGGCCTGGCCCGCTGCGCGCCCTCGATCTGGAGGACACCCGGCGAGGTGAAAAACATCGACGCCCGGGTGCACGCCATCCACGAGGATGCGGGCGGCAAGGTCTGGTTCGCCGCAGTGGACAGGCTGCTCGTATTTGACGGGAGAGCGTGGAAAAAGTACGCCCTGCCCAGGAACACGGAGACCTATTCCTACCTGACCCAGGCCATCGCCTCGCTGCCGGACGGGCGCCTGGCTATCTGCACCTACCACTATTCACCGTTCCTCCTGCTGTTCGATCCGGGCAAGGAGCGCTTCGAGTATGTCGTTCCCTCCCTTGACGATTCCTCCTCCGCACAATCGAACCGGGTGGTGGGCCTGATCGCTCCGCGCCGGGACGGGAAAATCTGGGTCCAGACCCTGGACTACTGGAATCCCGCCAATTTCCGGCTGGAGCTGTTCGACGGGAAAAATTTCCAGAGTTTCCTGGACCTGGGTGAGGGCTGGAAGATCGGCCGGCCACAGTTCCTCTACGAGACCGAAAGCGGAGACCTCTGGATCGGGGGCTCGGGGCAGGATGGGCTGGGGCTGTACAAGGACGGGCGCTACGAGACTTTCGGGCCGGACAAGGGGTTCCCAGGCGGCTGCGCCTACTGTATCTGCGAGATCGAGCCGGGCCGTATCTGGGTCGGCTGCAAGAACGAAATCTACCAATACGACGGGCAGCAGTGGACGGTCATCCATTCCGGCTTCAACGTGGTCAACTCCATAGTCAAGGGCCGGGACGGGATCATCTGGGTCGCCTCCGGCACCGGGGTCCACCGCTGCCGGGAGGGGGCCTGGGTCACCAACACGGTGGAGGACGGGCTGCCCAACACGGCCGCATACACCATCGCCCAGGACCGGCACGGCCGGGTCTGGGCCGGAACGATCAGCGGCCTGGGCCTGTTCCATCCGGAGGCCGACTCCGACCCGCCCCGGACCATCATCTCCGGGAAAGACAACCTGAAAGAGACCCCGCCCGACAGGGAGGTCCATCTGCTTTTTTCCGGGATCGAAAAATGGAAGCAGACCCGCGCCGAACGCCTGCTGTTTTCCTACCGTCTGGACCAGGGCCCCTGGTCGACTTTCCAGACCGGCAACCTGGCCGTGTTCCAGAATCTGCCCTACGGACGGCATAATTTCGAGGTCCGGGCCATGGACGTGAATTTCAACTACGACCCCGAGCCGGCCGGCTTCGAGTTCCGGGTGCTGCTGCCCTGGTACCGGGAGACCGGTTTCCTGGTCGTGATGGGGGCCAGCGGGACGATCATCCTGTTCCTCCTGGGCTTCGCCCTGCGCCGCCATTTCTTCCTCGAAAAGCTGGTCAAGGAGCGTACCCGCGACCTCCGCGAGGCGAACGTCCAGCTCCAGGACAACTATTCCGAGCTCCAGCGGGCCGAGGCCGAGCTGAAGAAGGAACATCAGCTCCAGGAGGTCATGCTGCAGAACGAGCGCCTTCTGGCCCGGATCGCCTCCAGGCTGAATTCGGCCGCGGCTTTCCACGAGATATTGAACGAGCTGCTGAACATTATCGCCGAGGCCACGAGCGTCAACCATATCGGCCTCTACCGTCTGAACCGCAAGGAAAGGAAAGCCAGCCGGCTGGCCGCCTGGATCGCGCCCGCCAGCAACGGGCGTCTCGATGGGTTGCCGGCCCTGTTTTTCCCCGGCCTGCCCAGCCTGGTCGAGCGCCTGTTTCAGGGCGAGACTTTCAACCCGGCCAGCCTGGAGCGACTGGAACCCGGGGAGCGGGAACAGCTCGAAGGCTGCGGGATCGGCCCGCTGTTCATCCTGCCGCTGCCCATCGCCGAGGGGGTGATCGGCTGCTTCTTTTTCTCGCGCGGCGCGGGCTGTCCCTGGAAACCGGAGGAGGAGGAACTGTTCGGCACCATCGCCGACATCCTGGCCAACGGCTGGCAGCGCTACGAGCACCTTCAGGCCCGCCTGGAGGCGGACCGCAAGAAGACCGAAGCCGTGCAGATGGCCGAGAAATCGGCGCGCATGGCTTCGATCGGCGTGATGGCTTCCGGCATCACCCACGAGATCAACCAGCCGCTCAACTCCCTGCGCATAATCACCGAGGGTGTGCTCCAGGACATGGACCGTAACCTGTCGGTCTCGCAGGAGGAGTACGCCAAGATGTTCCACCGCATGTTCCGGCAGATCAACCGTATCGATGATATCATCAAGCACATGCGGGCGTTCTGGGTCTCCCCGGTGCACATCGCCCAGGAAAGCTTCGACCTGAACAAGGCGGTGAAAAACGCCCTCTCCCTGATCGACAGCCAGATCCGCGCCCACGGGATAGAGCTGACCCTGGGGCTGGTGCGCCAGTCCTCCCTGATCCGCGGCAACCAGGTGCACCTGGAGCAGGTGGTGATCAACCTGGTGGTCAACGCCATGCACGCACTGAACGAGATGCCCAGCGGGGACAAGCTGATCCGGGTGCTGACCCGCAGGCGGGCCGGGTACGCCGTGATCCGGGTCGAGGACAACGGCGGCGGCTTCCCGGAAGGGGAGGAGGAGAACCTGTTCGATCCCTTCTATTCAACGCGCCAGCCGGGCGAGGGGATGGGGCTGGGCCTGGCCATCGTGAACCGTTTCGTCGAGGGCATGGGCGGCACGGTGACGGCCCGGAACAGGAAAACGGGCGGAGCCGAATTCATCGTCGAGTTGCCCGTGCTCTCCGGGCAGTGA
- a CDS encoding sigma-54 dependent transcriptional regulator, protein MRILLVDDDVVARELLTEHLEKRLGHQVTPCANGLQALELFRESPFPMVLSDIRMPRMSGIALLQGIKALEEGKTADTVLLTGYGNMNTAIQALRAGAYDYLLKPVNLVELEAVVLRIAEHQALLRSNDELTHHFECRLAEATSETQSRFEQLRKAYAEVMGIGRLCVCSRQMHEVMALAERLHEDRSVPVLVEGETGTGKELVARFVHYGREAATTPFVSINCSAIAPNLFESELFGYEGGAFSGAKRMGQMGKLELAQGGTLLLDEIGDLPLEMQPKLLRVVQEREFYRVGGLRKINLDVRIVCVTNRNLARLVRENGFRQDLFFRLNTGRIFIPPLRERRDDIAPLAELFLEQYAAQKKRRFKAFQEETLKVLHGFDWPGNVRQLQNAVERIVLLNDEEQVRPEHLAFLSSVDGEENPAQFCREELDCLTITFPPEGLELKEIEMRVIHKVLSIFGGNKTRAAAYLGMARNSIRSWIDKG, encoded by the coding sequence ATGCGGATACTTCTGGTGGATGACGATGTGGTGGCCCGGGAACTGCTGACCGAGCACCTGGAGAAACGGCTGGGCCATCAGGTGACTCCCTGCGCCAACGGCCTTCAGGCGCTGGAGCTTTTCCGGGAGAGCCCCTTTCCAATGGTCCTCAGCGACATCCGCATGCCCAGGATGAGCGGGATCGCCCTGCTGCAGGGCATCAAGGCTCTGGAAGAGGGCAAGACCGCGGACACCGTGCTGTTGACCGGCTACGGGAACATGAACACGGCCATCCAGGCCCTGCGGGCCGGGGCCTACGATTATCTGCTCAAGCCGGTGAACCTGGTCGAGCTGGAGGCCGTGGTCCTGCGAATTGCGGAGCACCAGGCGCTGCTGAGGAGCAACGACGAGCTGACTCACCACTTCGAGTGCCGGCTGGCCGAGGCCACCTCCGAGACGCAGTCACGGTTCGAGCAGTTGCGCAAAGCCTACGCCGAGGTGATGGGCATCGGCCGGCTGTGTGTCTGCTCCAGGCAGATGCATGAGGTGATGGCCCTGGCCGAGCGGCTGCACGAGGACCGCTCGGTCCCGGTGCTGGTCGAGGGCGAGACCGGCACCGGCAAGGAGTTGGTGGCCAGGTTCGTCCACTATGGCCGGGAGGCCGCCACTACCCCCTTCGTCTCCATCAACTGTTCGGCCATCGCCCCGAACCTGTTCGAGAGCGAGCTGTTCGGCTACGAGGGCGGCGCCTTTTCGGGGGCCAAGCGGATGGGGCAGATGGGCAAGCTGGAGCTGGCCCAGGGCGGCACCCTGCTGCTGGACGAGATCGGCGACCTGCCGCTGGAGATGCAGCCCAAGCTGCTGCGGGTGGTCCAGGAACGCGAGTTCTACCGTGTCGGGGGGCTGAGGAAGATCAACCTCGACGTGCGGATAGTCTGTGTCACCAACCGCAACCTGGCCCGTCTGGTCCGGGAGAACGGCTTCCGCCAGGACCTGTTCTTCCGCCTGAACACGGGCCGGATCTTCATCCCCCCGCTGCGGGAGCGGAGGGATGACATCGCGCCCCTGGCCGAGCTGTTCCTGGAGCAGTATGCCGCGCAGAAGAAGCGCCGCTTCAAGGCGTTCCAGGAGGAGACGCTCAAGGTCCTCCACGGCTTCGACTGGCCGGGCAACGTGCGCCAGCTCCAGAACGCCGTGGAGCGGATCGTGCTGCTCAACGACGAGGAACAGGTCCGTCCCGAGCACCTGGCTTTCCTGTCCTCGGTCGACGGAGAGGAAAACCCGGCGCAGTTCTGCCGGGAGGAACTGGACTGCCTCACCATCACTTTCCCCCCGGAGGGCCTGGAGCTGAAGGAGATCGAGATGCGGGTCATCCACAAGGTTCTGTCCATTTTCGGGGGCAACAAGACCCGGGCCGCGGCCTATCTGGGCATGGCGCGCAATTCCATCCGCAGTTGGATCGACAAGGGTTGA
- a CDS encoding Gfo/Idh/MocA family oxidoreductase, whose product MSSKKNGKGLSRKDFLKAAATTPVLGAFALSVAQKQKDDKEKRQRVMEEFEKGLAQSTAQNTRKKKPAVTPSRNDTLGIAFIGVGSRGKDHMRALGYVLDKDLEPGATPGEQVRKELNIRCSAVCDLYEPNLEYAKSVTGGEAKTYTDYEELLASPDVDAVVVATTDHWHAPIARAAAEAGKHVYVEKCMTHSVREAYDLREAVRRKGTVLQLGHQNRNSSRYEDAIRVIDSGILGHVTLVQCYTNRNNNNGAWFRNVPAAHGPKSAASGPRNLDWDRYVANTEKLPYDPNRFFNWSCYWDYSTGLSGQLLTHEMDVINMILQLGIPASASASGGIYHFREYQAMQTADGQPLDTNAPLPTGAVPRPDVPRILREVPDVFQVVYEWSDRGLTVVYNATLACGRQRGQIYMGNEATMDLTNGVQVFADPESKKFAQLLKDGEVKPTEPMLSFTGAAGKGLDALTSATSSFYQSLGLLYDFQNGKRVDITYLHHKNWLEHIRANDQDTLCNIEDGFQEAITAHMATLSYRTGSRVRWDSGSESLVCDSNPAAMQSLMA is encoded by the coding sequence ATGAGCTCGAAGAAAAACGGCAAAGGCTTGAGCCGCAAGGATTTTCTGAAAGCAGCAGCCACCACCCCGGTGCTGGGGGCGTTCGCCCTGTCCGTGGCCCAAAAGCAGAAAGACGACAAAGAGAAACGTCAGCGGGTGATGGAAGAGTTCGAGAAGGGACTGGCCCAGAGCACAGCCCAGAACACCCGGAAAAAGAAACCCGCGGTCACGCCCAGCCGCAACGACACGCTGGGTATCGCTTTCATCGGGGTGGGCAGCCGCGGCAAGGACCACATGCGCGCGCTCGGATACGTCCTGGACAAAGACCTCGAACCGGGTGCGACTCCCGGCGAACAGGTGCGCAAGGAGCTGAACATCCGCTGCAGCGCGGTCTGCGACCTCTACGAGCCGAACCTGGAGTACGCGAAAAGCGTGACCGGCGGCGAGGCCAAGACCTACACCGACTACGAGGAGCTGCTCGCATCGCCGGATGTGGATGCCGTGGTGGTCGCCACCACCGACCACTGGCACGCCCCCATCGCCCGGGCCGCGGCCGAGGCCGGCAAGCACGTGTATGTCGAAAAGTGCATGACCCACTCCGTGCGCGAGGCCTACGACCTGCGCGAGGCCGTGCGCCGCAAGGGCACTGTCCTGCAGTTGGGCCACCAGAACCGCAACAGCTCCCGCTACGAGGATGCGATCCGGGTGATCGACAGCGGTATCCTGGGGCATGTCACCCTGGTGCAGTGCTACACGAACCGGAACAACAACAACGGGGCCTGGTTCAGGAACGTCCCGGCCGCCCACGGCCCGAAAAGCGCCGCCTCCGGGCCGCGCAACCTGGACTGGGACCGCTATGTGGCCAACACCGAAAAACTGCCCTACGACCCCAACCGCTTTTTCAACTGGTCCTGCTATTGGGACTACAGCACCGGGCTGTCGGGCCAGCTTTTGACCCACGAGATGGACGTGATCAACATGATCCTCCAGCTCGGCATCCCGGCCAGCGCCAGCGCCTCGGGCGGAATCTACCATTTCAGGGAATACCAGGCCATGCAGACCGCGGACGGCCAGCCGCTGGACACGAACGCGCCCCTGCCGACCGGAGCTGTCCCACGCCCGGATGTCCCGCGGATCCTCCGCGAGGTGCCGGATGTGTTCCAGGTGGTCTACGAGTGGTCCGACCGCGGCCTGACCGTGGTCTACAACGCCACCCTGGCCTGCGGCCGCCAGCGCGGACAGATCTACATGGGCAACGAGGCGACCATGGACCTGACCAACGGGGTCCAGGTCTTCGCCGACCCGGAAAGCAAGAAATTCGCCCAGTTGCTCAAGGACGGCGAGGTAAAGCCGACCGAGCCGATGCTCTCGTTCACGGGCGCGGCAGGCAAAGGCCTGGACGCGCTCACCTCCGCCACCTCCAGTTTCTACCAGTCGCTGGGCCTGCTGTACGATTTCCAGAACGGCAAGCGGGTGGACATAACCTACCTGCACCACAAGAACTGGCTGGAGCATATCCGGGCGAACGATCAGGACACGCTCTGCAACATCGAGGACGGGTTCCAGGAGGCGATCACGGCCCATATGGCCACTCTGAGCTACCGCACCGGCAGCCGCGTGCGCTGGGACAGCGGCAGCGAAAGCCTGGTCTGCGACTCCAACCCGGCCGCTATGCAATCCCTCATGGCCTGA
- a CDS encoding response regulator, whose amino-acid sequence MKILLVDDDQDGLEDLDNLLRNNGFNTTTFADPRQALRAFLAGGYDVVLTDLKMPRLNGVELLKAVRVQDPEAYVIVITAFDDPENRKSALDGGAYDFFGKPLNTKRLLNVLAEISERLRLRPRPELHKPGPSILHRLGPPD is encoded by the coding sequence ATGAAGATACTTCTGGTGGACGACGATCAGGACGGGCTGGAAGACTTGGACAACCTGCTGAGAAACAACGGATTCAACACCACGACCTTTGCCGATCCCAGGCAGGCGCTGCGGGCTTTCCTGGCCGGAGGGTACGATGTCGTGCTCACGGACCTGAAAATGCCGCGCCTGAACGGGGTCGAGCTACTCAAGGCGGTGAGGGTGCAAGACCCGGAGGCCTATGTGATCGTGATCACCGCTTTCGACGATCCGGAAAACCGCAAGTCGGCCCTGGACGGCGGGGCCTACGATTTCTTCGGTAAGCCGCTGAACACCAAGAGGCTTCTGAACGTTCTGGCCGAGATTTCAGAGCGGCTGAGGCTGAGGCCGAGGCCGGAGTTGCACAAGCCCGGACCATCCATCCTGCACCGGCTTGGGCCACCAGACTGA